In a single window of the Papaver somniferum cultivar HN1 chromosome 8, ASM357369v1, whole genome shotgun sequence genome:
- the LOC113303444 gene encoding DNA-dependent metalloprotease WSS1-like isoform X1, with protein sequence MDLGDLNKVWEIKALKRKPREDEARKILEKIAKQVQPIMKKHKWRVKLLTEFCPGNPALLGVNVGGGVQVKLRLRRPNRDLDFYPYDQVLDTMLHELCHNAHGPHNSSFYKLWDELRKECEELMTRGITGTGEGFDLPGKRLGGFSRQPPLSSIRQVALTAAEKRARVGSLLPHGPKRLGGDSDIMVALSPVQAAAMAAERRLQDDMWCGCESFGGSGEEKSSSDLPQTVESRAAPSANNSKRAGGSETRSANTRLCKKSRLLHNDTSVPSKVGEESSLMGIAAQASTSVFVQNHKAADSFEDKVIWECGSCTLFNPPLAPICKACGSAKPKDDGTKFKMWSCKFCTLENNMLLDKCEACGQWRYSYGQPVSTQTPNSGT encoded by the exons ATGGATCTTGGTGATCTAAACAAAGTCTGGGAAATTAAAGCACTAAAAAGGAAGCCTAGAGAAGATGAAGCTAGAAAGATTCTGGAGAAAATAGCTAAACAGGTTCAACCAATTATGAAGAAACACAAATGGAGGGTTAAACTTCTGACTGAGTTCTG TCCAGGTAATCCAGCTCTGCTAGGGGTGAATGTGGGAGGAGGTGTGCAAGTTAAGCTAAGATTGCGGAGACCAAACAGGGACTTGGATTTCTACCCTTATGATCAGGTTCTTGATACTATGCTTCATGAACTTTGCCATAATGCTCATGGTCCTCATAATTCCAGTTTCTATAAGCTTTGGGATGAGCTCAGAAAG GAGTGTGAGGAGCTGATGACGAGAGGAATAACTGGGACGGGGGAGGGGTTTGATCTTCCTGGAAAACGTTTGGGAGGATTTTCTCGTCAACCCCCTCTTTCATCTATCCGACAAGTTGCACTGACTGCAGCAGAAAAGAGAGCTCGTGTTGGCTCTCTCTTACCTCATGGACCCAAGCGCTTGGGTGGTGACAGTGATATTATGGTTGCACTTAGTCCAGTACAAGCTGCAGCAATGGCTGCAGAAAGGAGACTTCAAGATGATATGTGGTGTGGGTGTGAATCTTTTGGAGGATCTGGGGAAGAAAAGAGTAGTTCTGACTTACCCCAGACTGTTGAATCAAGGGCTGCGCCATCTGCTAATAATTCAAAACGGGCTGGTGGTTCTGAAACTCGCAGTGCAAACACAAGGCTTTGCAAAAAGAGCCGtttgttacataatgatacatcTGTGCCGTCCAAGGTGGGAGAAGAATCTAGCTTGATGGGCATAGCCGCACAAGCTTCAACATCTGTGTTCGTACAAAATCATAAGGCAGCAGATAGTTTTGAGGATAAAGTAATTTGGGAATGTGGATCCTGCACATTGTTTAATCCG CCATTAGCTCCAATATGCAAAGCTTGTGGTAGCGCAAAGCCCAAAGATGATGGAACTAAGTTCAAAATGTGGTCTTGCAAATTTTGTACCTTAGAGAACAACATGCTCTTGGATAAATGTGAAGCTTGTGGACAATGGAGATATTCGTATGGACAACCAGTGTCTACACAGACTCCTAATTCTGGTACCTAG
- the LOC113303444 gene encoding uncharacterized protein LOC113303444 isoform X2, translating to MDLGDLNKVWEIKALKRKPREDEARKILEKIAKQVQPIMKKHKWRVKLLTEFCPGNPALLGVNVGGGVQVKLRLRRPNRDLDFYPYDQECEELMTRGITGTGEGFDLPGKRLGGFSRQPPLSSIRQVALTAAEKRARVGSLLPHGPKRLGGDSDIMVALSPVQAAAMAAERRLQDDMWCGCESFGGSGEEKSSSDLPQTVESRAAPSANNSKRAGGSETRSANTRLCKKSRLLHNDTSVPSKVGEESSLMGIAAQASTSVFVQNHKAADSFEDKVIWECGSCTLFNPPLAPICKACGSAKPKDDGTKFKMWSCKFCTLENNMLLDKCEACGQWRYSYGQPVSTQTPNSGT from the exons ATGGATCTTGGTGATCTAAACAAAGTCTGGGAAATTAAAGCACTAAAAAGGAAGCCTAGAGAAGATGAAGCTAGAAAGATTCTGGAGAAAATAGCTAAACAGGTTCAACCAATTATGAAGAAACACAAATGGAGGGTTAAACTTCTGACTGAGTTCTG TCCAGGTAATCCAGCTCTGCTAGGGGTGAATGTGGGAGGAGGTGTGCAAGTTAAGCTAAGATTGCGGAGACCAAACAGGGACTTGGATTTCTACCCTTATGATCAG GAGTGTGAGGAGCTGATGACGAGAGGAATAACTGGGACGGGGGAGGGGTTTGATCTTCCTGGAAAACGTTTGGGAGGATTTTCTCGTCAACCCCCTCTTTCATCTATCCGACAAGTTGCACTGACTGCAGCAGAAAAGAGAGCTCGTGTTGGCTCTCTCTTACCTCATGGACCCAAGCGCTTGGGTGGTGACAGTGATATTATGGTTGCACTTAGTCCAGTACAAGCTGCAGCAATGGCTGCAGAAAGGAGACTTCAAGATGATATGTGGTGTGGGTGTGAATCTTTTGGAGGATCTGGGGAAGAAAAGAGTAGTTCTGACTTACCCCAGACTGTTGAATCAAGGGCTGCGCCATCTGCTAATAATTCAAAACGGGCTGGTGGTTCTGAAACTCGCAGTGCAAACACAAGGCTTTGCAAAAAGAGCCGtttgttacataatgatacatcTGTGCCGTCCAAGGTGGGAGAAGAATCTAGCTTGATGGGCATAGCCGCACAAGCTTCAACATCTGTGTTCGTACAAAATCATAAGGCAGCAGATAGTTTTGAGGATAAAGTAATTTGGGAATGTGGATCCTGCACATTGTTTAATCCG CCATTAGCTCCAATATGCAAAGCTTGTGGTAGCGCAAAGCCCAAAGATGATGGAACTAAGTTCAAAATGTGGTCTTGCAAATTTTGTACCTTAGAGAACAACATGCTCTTGGATAAATGTGAAGCTTGTGGACAATGGAGATATTCGTATGGACAACCAGTGTCTACACAGACTCCTAATTCTGGTACCTAG